The following is a genomic window from Rhododendron vialii isolate Sample 1 chromosome 9a, ASM3025357v1.
ACTATGTGATGGTGTCCTTAGACTACTACTGAGTAATTACTTGAATATGGGACTAGGAAATTAGCATAATTGGAGCGGAAAAAAAGTTAACAACAAAATAATATAGCAATCCCTCAACGGCTTTACCCCAAATTACTGTGTATCCGTACGATTTTGAGATAATAAGTAAAGTgctttcttgagttcttgaaattttctttgcatcGTAGTATTATAATACTCAGGTCATGAAGTATTTTAATTTgctgaaaaaaataaatcaaaaaataatatgtgaaaatattttttttattcaaagattaCACGACTTTTTAGAGAGGGCAAGCATTTAGGGATGGAGGAGTTAATTGACTCCATGGCCCCAgtctagggctgcaaacgagctgagccgagccgagttttagagtgttcgagctcggctcgccaaaaatttagttggctcgagctcggctcgagctcgtgacgagctgcaggactcgagcttgagctcggctcgagatgtatttacagagctcggctcgagatgtatttacagagctcgagctcggctcactcggctcgtttatgaaacaaataaataaataaatatatataaatataaatatgtaatataaatatatatatataatataatatagtTGGGCTCGCGAGctaattcgagccgagtttcgacgagctcgagctcggctcgtttatgaaacgagcccaacattttagctcgagctcgttcatttgtgtctcgaaccgagccgagccgagccgttgtcgagccgagcttcgagccgctcgcgagcggctcggatcgtttgcaccCCTAGGCCCCACCATCGGTGCCGTTCTGATAATTCCATATGTTTATTTTGTGCTTGATTATAATAAAAAGATAAGAGTAAATTGATTTTAGATTTCAAAAAAagttagtatttatttttcttaaatatataatcaacaaattttgaaattaaaggGATTAGTAGATAGATCGAAGCTTAAAAACAACTATAATTTGATTTTGTTAGAAGTCGAGTTTGGAGTACTTttcaaattaaatttaaaaatctgAGTAATGTAAAAttgaatttataaatttttacaGTAAATACTATCAACTTTTGCTTCATCTTAATCTTATAATTTTCCAACAATAGAAAATATATTTgtcgtttatttttttgataagctaATCATGTTTGGGCTAAGCTTGCGTGCATATCGATTAATTCTGGAGTTCTGGGgttaacaaacaaaccctccggtGACCCTAAGGTTTGGAAGTTTTGGACTCTATGAAATTCGAACATGCAACCTCATTAGGTTCCCCCTCTCTATGTATCATTTGTTGAGTTCTAATACTCCtttgttgccgataaaaaataaaaaaaaaaactcatgaagGACAAACATTTATTACTTTAATTTTCTCAATCTCACATGGCCAAAGCGCCGCTGAAAACCTAGGGTTCCCTTATCGTCCAAATCGACTTGGGTTTTAGCTCATGTTATGGAGTACAAGACTCAGAATCTAGCCATACTTACTGAGATCACGAACAACATAAATTTACTACCATAATACAATGATCAAACCATAATGTTTAAAAACTCAGATATGAATTatcaataaacttgaaaagGATATAAAACAATTTAAAAGAAATCCGAATTCAGAATCGCATCGAATTACATTATATTATACGAAAATTACCAAATCctgaacaaaaaaacaaatgttctAAATCCTAAAACTCATTAcataaaacaaagaaattaCCAACCACATgtagaaaaacaaaattcaaaatacgcAAGAAGCACAAtgacaaattaaaaaatcacTCGAAAGCCCACGCATTCGCCTTACgaacttcctcttcttcctcgggAGTAAAATCGTTGTCAATGTTGAACGTCTTCCTGATCTGCTCGGGCGTCTTCCCCTTGATCATGTCGGCGACTTTCTGACAAATCGAGTCCAGCAGTTCCCTGACGTCGAGGTAGTTGGCGGCCATGATCAGGCGGTACAGAACCGCCTGGTCTACGTCCAAGAACTCCGTGTCGTACGTTTTCAGGTCGCTGTCGGATTCCGAGTCCGCGTGCTTCTGGCAGTACTCCATCACCATGGCGAGGGTCTTCCCGTCCACGTTGGGCACGGGAATGGTGCTGGACGCGCAGTTGTCCTCGATCATGTTCTTGAGCGTCGTGGATTGGGCCGCGACGGAAGCTCTGATCACGAACACCTCGCCATCGGAGCTCTGCAAGGTAATTAGTTTCTTCTCCGAAGACATGGTGGTGGTTGTTAACTTGTTTTGATTGAAACGAATCGATAGCACGCGCGAGACACAGGAGTGGTTATTTGGAGCGATGGAAAAGAACGGGGAGTTTCTGTGAAAGGTTGTGTTCGGACGATTGTGAACTTAACATCTCTCTTGTATTTATAGTATGCGGGGGAACTTGTCCTTGTTGGAGGAGGATTTGGATTTGGGAAGTCGTAATGTGGAAATTAAGCTTCCTAATTTGAATTGTGACAGGAATCGGAATTGGAAAACTTCTGCCCCAAGGAAACACGCTTTTAGAAAGAGACAGAGATACCAAATTCGGTTACGGTTTTATCGAAACGCAGGAGGATGAAATGGCGGAACGGATCAAGTGCTCTTAATGATTTCGAAAAAGATGTGGACCACCACTgctaaaaaaatgcattgagCAACTTCTTCGTACGAGATCTTAACCTACTATTTCACTCCGCAATTTTGATAAAAGTCTTGCTAGCAAGACACCAGCAAGACCCAGACTACTCTTAATGTTTGAACCACCCCCGACTCATCCCAAGCCGaagcaaaaataaccaaaatgcaATCTAATTGGGCCAAGCCCATTTGCATTGGGCCGGCCCACACCAACCAAAAACCTCAGCAACACTAGCCCTCTGCCACAGCTCCCCGCCGCCGCACCTCACCACCACTGCTTGCCTCCCCTCCCAAACCAGCAACCCTAGCCCTCTGCCGCTGCTCCAGACTTCGAGGAGGATGATGAATTCGAGAAAGATGcctctgatctctctctctctctct
Proteins encoded in this region:
- the LOC131300304 gene encoding SKP1-like protein 1, with the translated sequence MSSEKKLITLQSSDGEVFVIRASVAAQSTTLKNMIEDNCASSTIPVPNVDGKTLAMVMEYCQKHADSESDSDLKTYDTEFLDVDQAVLYRLIMAANYLDVRELLDSICQKVADMIKGKTPEQIRKTFNIDNDFTPEEEEEVRKANAWAFE